One genomic region from Acidimicrobiales bacterium encodes:
- a CDS encoding class I SAM-dependent methyltransferase — protein MARRLPFRPAHPDRARPQRGKLTAGSGLNSFSQRLFRGLPARYDLLAELLSFGQNRRWRRRMVDAIAAGSGSGRGTGAPIVLDVATGTAGVAIQEAERLGARVVGADLSTDMLAGGARRIGAAGLAGRISLVRTRGEALPFPDRSFDALTFTYLLRYVDDPAAAVAELARVVRPGGVISNLEFHVPPNPFWRGWWWLYTRVVLPLAGLLTGGPAWFAVGRFLGPNISGHYRRHPLTAHVAMWEAAGITDVHVELMSLGGGLVMWGRRGG, from the coding sequence CTGGCGCGACGCCTTCCGTTTCGTCCCGCGCACCCTGATCGTGCGCGCCCGCAAAGAGGGAAACTGACGGCCGGGTCCGGCCTCAACTCCTTCTCCCAGAGGCTGTTCCGCGGGCTGCCCGCCCGCTACGACCTGCTGGCCGAGCTGCTGTCGTTCGGCCAGAACCGCCGGTGGCGCCGGCGGATGGTGGACGCCATCGCGGCGGGATCGGGCTCGGGCCGGGGCACCGGCGCACCGATCGTCCTCGACGTGGCCACGGGCACCGCGGGCGTCGCCATCCAGGAGGCCGAGCGCCTGGGGGCCCGGGTCGTCGGCGCCGACCTCAGCACCGACATGCTGGCCGGGGGCGCCCGCCGGATCGGCGCCGCGGGCCTGGCCGGTCGCATCTCGCTCGTCCGCACCCGGGGCGAGGCGCTCCCCTTCCCCGACCGCAGCTTCGACGCCCTCACCTTCACCTACCTGCTCCGCTACGTCGACGACCCCGCCGCGGCCGTGGCCGAGCTGGCCCGGGTGGTGCGCCCGGGCGGGGTCATCTCGAACCTGGAGTTCCACGTCCCCCCGAACCCGTTCTGGCGGGGTTGGTGGTGGCTGTACACCCGGGTCGTCCTCCCCCTCGCCGGCCTGCTCACCGGGGGCCCGGCGTGGTTCGCGGTTGGCCGGTTCCTCGGGCCGAACATCTCCGGCCACTACCGCCGCCACCCCCTCACCGCCCACGTGGCCATGTGGGAGGCGGCGGGGATCACCGACGTCCACGTCGAGCTGATGAGCCTCGGGGGCGGGCTGGTGATGTGGGGGCGGAGGGGTGGCTGA
- a CDS encoding inositol-3-phosphate synthase translates to MSKIRVAIAGVGNCASSLVQGVTYYRDADPTEAVPGLMHVTLGGYHVGDVEFVAAFDVDASKVGLDLSKAISCGQNNTIRFAAVDELGVTVQRGPTFDGLGKYYRQTVEESPAAPVDVAQVLKETGADVLVSYLPVGSEAAQRHYAQAALDAKVAFVNAIPVFIASDPEWAARFSNAGVPIIGDDIKSQVGATIVHRLLARLLEDRGMVLDRTYQLNVGGNMDFKNMLERERLESKKISKTQSVTSQIERGISSDSVHIGPSDHVPWLEDRKWAYIRVEGRNFGDVPLNIELKLEVWDSPNSAGVIIDAVRCAKVALDRGIGGPLLGPSAYFMKSPPVQYRDEAARLMVEEFAQMAGGS, encoded by the coding sequence ATGAGCAAGATCCGGGTGGCAATAGCCGGGGTGGGCAACTGCGCCAGCTCGCTGGTCCAGGGCGTGACCTACTACCGGGACGCCGATCCGACCGAGGCGGTGCCCGGCCTCATGCACGTGACCCTCGGGGGCTACCACGTCGGGGACGTGGAGTTCGTGGCCGCCTTCGACGTAGACGCCAGCAAGGTGGGCCTCGACCTGTCGAAGGCCATCTCCTGCGGGCAGAACAACACGATCCGCTTCGCCGCCGTGGACGAGCTCGGCGTGACCGTGCAGCGGGGCCCGACCTTCGACGGGCTCGGCAAGTACTACCGCCAGACGGTCGAGGAGTCCCCCGCCGCCCCGGTCGACGTGGCCCAGGTGCTGAAGGAGACCGGGGCCGACGTGCTCGTCTCCTACCTGCCGGTCGGCTCCGAGGCGGCCCAGCGCCACTACGCCCAGGCCGCCCTCGACGCCAAGGTCGCCTTCGTGAACGCCATCCCGGTGTTCATCGCGTCCGATCCCGAGTGGGCGGCCCGCTTCAGCAACGCCGGCGTGCCGATCATCGGGGACGACATCAAGTCCCAGGTCGGCGCCACCATCGTCCACCGCCTGCTGGCCCGCCTGCTCGAGGACCGCGGCATGGTCCTCGACCGCACCTACCAGCTCAACGTGGGCGGCAACATGGACTTCAAGAACATGCTCGAGCGCGAGCGGCTGGAGTCCAAGAAGATCTCCAAGACCCAGTCGGTCACCAGCCAGATCGAGCGGGGCATCTCGTCGGACTCGGTGCACATCGGCCCGTCCGACCACGTGCCCTGGCTGGAGGACCGCAAGTGGGCCTACATCCGGGTGGAGGGCCGCAACTTCGGCGACGTCCCGCTCAACATCGAGCTCAAGCTCGAGGTCTGGGACTCACCGAACTCCGCCGGCGTGATCATCGACGCCGTGCGCTGCGCCAAGGTGGCCCTCGACCGGGGCATCGGCGGCCCGCTGCTGGGCCCGTCCGCCTACTTCATGAAGTCCCCGCCGGTGCAGTACCGGGACGAGGCCGCCCGCCTGATGGTGGAGGAGTTCGCTCAGATGGCCGGCGGCTCGTAG
- a CDS encoding O-methyltransferase, which translates to MSAELWSDVDRYITDVLVGSDAVLDAALAASREAGLPPINVAPNQGKLLHLLARIQGARSILEVGTLGGYSTIWLGRALPAGGRLVTLELESRHAEVARASVERAGLADVVTIRVGRALDSLEALEAEGAGPFDLVFIDADKPSNPDYFRWALRLTRPGSVIIVDNVIRNGAVVDPDSTDPAIRGTRELNEVMAAERRVSVTEVQTVGSKGYDGFALALVLPEGAAAGQ; encoded by the coding sequence ATGAGCGCCGAGCTGTGGAGCGACGTCGACCGCTACATCACCGACGTCCTGGTCGGATCCGACGCCGTCCTGGACGCCGCCCTGGCGGCGAGCAGGGAGGCCGGCCTCCCGCCGATCAACGTGGCCCCCAACCAGGGAAAGCTGCTCCACCTGCTGGCCCGGATCCAGGGGGCGCGCAGCATCCTCGAGGTCGGGACCCTGGGGGGCTACAGCACCATCTGGCTCGGCCGCGCCCTGCCGGCGGGCGGCCGCCTGGTGACCCTGGAGCTGGAGTCGCGCCACGCCGAGGTGGCCCGGGCCAGCGTCGAGCGGGCCGGGCTGGCCGACGTGGTGACGATCCGGGTCGGCCGGGCCCTCGACAGCCTGGAGGCGCTCGAGGCCGAGGGCGCCGGGCCCTTCGACCTGGTCTTCATCGACGCCGACAAGCCGAGCAACCCCGACTACTTCCGGTGGGCCCTCCGTCTGACCCGGCCTGGGAGCGTCATCATCGTCGACAACGTCATCCGCAACGGCGCCGTGGTCGACCCCGACAGCACCGACCCCGCCATCCGGGGGACGCGCGAGCTCAACGAGGTGATGGCGGCGGAGCGCCGGGTGAGCGTCACCGAGGTGCAGACCGTGGGCAGCAAGGGATACGACGGTTTTGCCCTGGCCCTGGTCCTGCCCGAGGGGGCGGCGGCGGGCCAGTAG
- a CDS encoding DUF6159 family protein: MGRIERGFRLAGASWQVLRSDKALMVLPVVSVLAIVVFSAAVLSPALVNGVSHTSRPALYLLLALVYFVSTFVATFSNAAIVAAATDRLRGGPGSVSQGLRTAWTRVDKLLAWSALSASVGLVLRALEERGGIFGAIVGRLIGAAWSVVTFFVVPVMIYEPVGPIDAVKRSGSLFRQRWGEQLVGNGSISIAMIVVGIPVVVLCAVLGAVAPALAIVVAVLGFGTLLAAGAALSGIFNAALYRFAVSGEVSAPFFSQDFEQAFRPRRSRGGGLFGGGGLGGFGAPGGFSGKGFGHGDYEPPAI; this comes from the coding sequence ATGGGCCGGATCGAGAGAGGCTTCCGCCTGGCCGGGGCCAGCTGGCAGGTGCTGCGGTCGGACAAGGCCCTGATGGTCCTGCCCGTGGTGTCGGTGCTGGCGATCGTGGTCTTCTCGGCCGCGGTGCTGAGCCCGGCGCTGGTCAACGGGGTGTCCCACACCAGCAGGCCCGCCCTCTATCTGCTGTTGGCGCTGGTGTACTTCGTGTCGACGTTCGTGGCGACGTTCTCCAACGCCGCCATCGTGGCCGCCGCCACCGACCGGCTCCGGGGCGGCCCGGGCTCGGTGAGCCAGGGACTGCGGACGGCGTGGACGCGGGTGGACAAACTGCTGGCGTGGTCGGCGCTGTCGGCCTCGGTCGGCCTGGTGCTGCGGGCCCTGGAGGAGCGGGGCGGGATCTTCGGCGCCATCGTCGGGCGGCTGATCGGGGCGGCGTGGAGCGTGGTGACGTTCTTCGTGGTGCCGGTGATGATCTACGAGCCCGTCGGTCCCATCGACGCCGTGAAGCGGTCGGGCTCGCTGTTCCGCCAGCGATGGGGGGAGCAGCTGGTCGGCAACGGGTCGATCTCGATAGCCATGATCGTGGTCGGGATCCCCGTCGTGGTCCTGTGCGCCGTGCTCGGCGCCGTGGCCCCGGCCCTGGCGATCGTGGTGGCCGTCCTCGGCTTCGGCACCCTGCTGGCCGCCGGCGCCGCCCTGAGCGGGATCTTCAACGCCGCCCTCTACCGGTTCGCGGTGTCCGGCGAGGTCAGCGCCCCGTTCTTCTCCCAGGACTTCGAGCAGGCCTTCCGCCCCCGCCGGAGCCGCGGCGGGGGGTTGTTCGGGGGTGGCGGACTGGGTGGATTCGGGGCGCCCGGTGGGTTCTCAGGTAAGGGTTTCGGCCACGGGGACTACGAGCCGCCGGCCATCTGA
- a CDS encoding class I SAM-dependent methyltransferase has protein sequence MPTDNAAAWDRHTTAYQAGAQLSTDVAHYGPDIPDESSLRLLGDLKGKRVLELGCGGAQCSIAFAKQGATAIGVDFSAEQLGFARRLVEREDVRVELRQGDLADLAFLRADSVDLAFSAYAFGYVEDLNRVFRQVHRVLRVGAPLVFSLPHPAYSMIDDDAAEPLLVRRSYFDRSTIDYQWGGVAFTDYHHTFEDIYTGLVRASYRVDVMLEPEPLPGGPRSQHWRDAFRFVPRTLIVRARKEGN, from the coding sequence GTGCCCACCGACAATGCCGCCGCCTGGGACCGCCACACCACGGCCTACCAGGCCGGGGCCCAGCTCTCCACGGACGTCGCCCACTACGGCCCCGACATCCCCGACGAGAGCTCGCTGCGCCTGCTCGGGGACCTGAAGGGCAAGCGGGTCCTCGAGCTGGGATGCGGGGGGGCGCAGTGCTCGATCGCCTTCGCCAAGCAGGGGGCCACCGCCATCGGGGTGGACTTCTCGGCGGAGCAGCTGGGCTTCGCCCGCCGTCTGGTCGAGCGCGAGGACGTGCGCGTGGAGCTGCGCCAGGGGGACCTGGCCGACCTGGCGTTCCTGCGCGCCGACTCCGTCGACCTGGCGTTCTCCGCCTACGCCTTCGGCTACGTCGAGGACCTCAACCGGGTGTTCCGCCAGGTGCACCGGGTGCTGCGGGTCGGGGCCCCGCTGGTGTTCAGCCTGCCGCATCCCGCCTACTCGATGATCGACGACGACGCCGCCGAGCCGCTCCTGGTCCGGCGGTCCTACTTCGACCGCTCCACCATCGACTACCAGTGGGGCGGGGTGGCCTTCACCGACTACCACCACACGTTCGAGGACATCTACACCGGCCTGGTCCGCGCCAGCTACCGGGTCGACGTCATGCTCGAGCCCGAGCCGCTGCCCGGGGGCCCCCGCAGCCAGCACTGGCGCGACGCCTTCCGTTTCGTCCCGCGCACCCTGATCGTGCGCGCCCGCAAAGAGGGAAACTGA
- a CDS encoding EAL domain-containing protein encodes MLGVVATGSREKVNLGTSFDLLHAVEGEQLVLHYQPIIDLTSGLAVGMEALVRWNHPTLGLTGPDDFLPLAENSWLGGRLTAWVLERAVSDCAAWRAAGSPAGVSVNVFPESLTEEWIVGTVAELLDEYALAPDALTLELTERGWPIQLELAGTTMAALAALGVGISLDDFGTGDSSLSRLQRLHFDEIKIDRCFVVEAAERLPDREIIRFTAELAHALGRRTVAEGVERAEDLDVVRRMGIDAAQGFLLGRPGPIG; translated from the coding sequence ATGCTGGGGGTGGTGGCCACGGGTTCCCGGGAGAAGGTCAACCTGGGGACGAGCTTCGACCTTCTACATGCCGTCGAAGGGGAACAGCTCGTCCTCCACTACCAGCCGATCATCGACCTCACGTCCGGGCTGGCCGTGGGCATGGAGGCCCTGGTCCGCTGGAACCACCCCACCCTGGGCCTGACCGGCCCCGACGACTTCCTGCCCCTGGCCGAGAACAGCTGGCTGGGCGGGCGGCTGACCGCATGGGTGCTGGAGCGGGCGGTGTCGGACTGCGCCGCCTGGCGGGCGGCGGGCTCGCCGGCGGGCGTGTCGGTCAACGTCTTCCCCGAGTCGCTGACCGAGGAGTGGATCGTCGGGACCGTGGCCGAGCTGCTCGACGAGTACGCCCTGGCCCCCGATGCCCTCACCCTCGAGCTGACCGAGAGAGGGTGGCCGATCCAGCTCGAGCTGGCCGGGACCACCATGGCGGCCCTGGCCGCCCTCGGGGTGGGGATCAGCCTGGACGACTTCGGCACCGGTGACTCGTCGCTGTCCCGTCTCCAGCGGCTCCACTTCGACGAGATCAAGATCGACCGCTGCTTCGTGGTCGAGGCCGCCGAGCGCCTCCCGGACCGGGAGATCATCCGCTTCACCGCCGAGCTGGCCCACGCCCTGGGGCGGCGGACGGTGGCGGAGGGCGTCGAGCGGGCCGAGGACCTGGACGTGGTGCGCCGGATGGGCATCGACGCCGCCCAGGGCTTCCTGCTGGGCCGCCCCGGCCCCATCGGCTGA
- a CDS encoding CCA tRNA nucleotidyltransferase, with protein MVIPDRIAPLVSETAELAERFAAAGHRLYLVGGVVRDAIVDRLAPEHDLDLTTDAVPDRVEEILEGWADSTWVQGKRFGTIGARRGSRTFEITTHRAEAYVPDSRKPEVAFSTSIEADLSRRDFTVNAMALRLGPDGGAPPELVDPFDGLADLAARRLRTPLAPTESFGDDPLRMMRAARFISGYGLVPERALVEAVVDMRARLEIVSAERIRDELDKLMVVERPSDGLWFLVKTGLAEEFLPELPALGLEQDPIHRHKDVLAHTIAVIEKTRSDRLLRLSALFHDVGKPKTRSFGPGGVSFHHHEVVGARMTRDRMRALRYPGEDVETVATLVELHLRFHTYRLGWTDRAVRRYVRDAGPLLERLNELTRADCTTRNEAKARALARRMDELERRTAELRAQEELDSIRPDLDGRQVMELLGLPPGPVVGRALGFLLEARLDEGPLGEEEATRRLLSWWEESGRDERA; from the coding sequence GTGGTGATCCCCGACCGCATCGCCCCGTTGGTGAGCGAGACCGCCGAGCTGGCGGAGCGTTTCGCCGCGGCCGGGCACCGCCTCTATCTGGTCGGCGGCGTGGTCCGCGACGCCATCGTCGACCGACTGGCGCCCGAACACGACCTCGACCTCACGACCGACGCCGTCCCCGACCGGGTGGAGGAGATCCTCGAGGGGTGGGCGGACAGCACCTGGGTCCAGGGGAAGCGCTTCGGCACCATCGGGGCCCGGCGGGGGAGCCGGACCTTCGAGATCACCACCCACCGGGCCGAGGCGTACGTGCCCGATTCCCGCAAGCCCGAAGTGGCCTTCTCGACGTCGATCGAGGCCGACCTGTCGCGGCGCGACTTCACCGTCAACGCCATGGCGCTGCGGCTGGGGCCCGACGGCGGCGCCCCGCCGGAGCTGGTCGACCCCTTCGACGGGCTGGCCGACCTGGCGGCCCGCCGGCTGCGGACCCCGCTGGCGCCGACGGAGTCATTCGGGGACGACCCGCTGCGGATGATGCGCGCCGCCCGGTTCATCTCGGGCTACGGGCTGGTGCCCGAGCGCGCCCTGGTGGAGGCCGTGGTGGACATGCGCGCCCGGCTGGAGATCGTCTCGGCCGAGCGGATCCGGGACGAGCTCGACAAGCTGATGGTCGTCGAGCGTCCCTCCGACGGTCTCTGGTTCCTCGTCAAGACCGGGCTGGCCGAGGAGTTCCTGCCCGAGCTGCCCGCCCTGGGCCTCGAGCAGGACCCGATCCACCGGCACAAGGACGTCCTGGCCCACACCATCGCCGTGATCGAGAAGACCCGCTCCGACCGCCTGCTGCGGTTGTCGGCGCTGTTCCACGACGTGGGAAAGCCGAAGACCCGGTCGTTCGGTCCCGGGGGGGTGTCGTTCCACCACCACGAGGTCGTGGGGGCGCGGATGACGCGCGACCGGATGCGGGCCCTGCGCTACCCGGGCGAGGACGTCGAGACGGTGGCCACGCTGGTCGAGCTCCACCTGCGTTTCCACACCTACCGGCTGGGCTGGACCGACCGGGCCGTGCGCCGGTACGTGCGCGACGCCGGTCCGCTGCTCGAGCGCCTGAACGAGCTGACCCGCGCCGACTGCACGACGCGCAACGAGGCCAAGGCGCGCGCCCTGGCACGTCGCATGGACGAGCTGGAGCGCCGTACCGCGGAGCTGCGGGCGCAGGAGGAGCTCGACTCCATCCGTCCCGACCTCGACGGGCGCCAGGTGATGGAGCTCCTCGGACTGCCGCCCGGTCCCGTCGTGGGACGGGCGCTCGGCTTCCTGCTCGAGGCGCGCCTCGACGAGGGCCCCCTCGGTGAGGAGGAGGCCACCCGGCGGCTGCTCTCGTGGTGGGAGGAGTCCGGGCGCGACGAACGCGCCTAA
- a CDS encoding PadR family transcriptional regulator, whose product MLELAILGLLKDQELHGYELKKRLTETLGPLSRVSFGSLYPALRRLARSGAVEVVEGAAPSPVGVPSAGSLAGELAAFRARRSSGRDSRGRKVYRITPDGEALFSRLLAEADGPDDDRAFNLRLAFARHLAADERLGMLERRRAHLAERLVRAQAAVRAGRERWDRYARSIAEHSTEATERDISWIDRLIEAERSGEHEQDVTEQMGAER is encoded by the coding sequence GTGCTCGAACTGGCCATCCTCGGGTTGCTCAAGGATCAGGAGCTGCACGGCTACGAGCTCAAGAAGCGCCTGACCGAGACCCTGGGGCCCCTGTCCCGGGTGTCGTTCGGGTCGCTGTACCCCGCCCTCCGGCGCCTGGCCCGTTCGGGGGCGGTGGAGGTGGTGGAGGGAGCGGCACCTTCGCCCGTGGGGGTGCCGAGCGCCGGGTCGCTGGCCGGGGAGCTGGCCGCCTTCCGGGCCCGCCGCTCTTCAGGGCGGGATTCCCGGGGCCGCAAGGTGTACCGGATCACCCCGGACGGGGAGGCGCTGTTCTCCCGCCTGCTGGCCGAGGCCGACGGCCCCGACGACGACCGGGCGTTCAACCTGCGCCTGGCCTTCGCCCGGCACCTGGCGGCCGACGAGCGGCTCGGGATGCTGGAGCGCCGGCGGGCCCACCTGGCCGAGCGGCTGGTGCGGGCCCAGGCCGCGGTCCGGGCCGGGAGGGAGCGGTGGGACCGCTACGCCCGCTCGATCGCCGAGCACAGCACCGAGGCCACCGAGCGGGACATCTCGTGGATCGACCGGCTGATCGAGGCCGAGCGGTCCGGGGAGCACGAGCAGGACGTAACCGAGCAGATGGGAGCGGAGCGATGA